A window of the Desulfovibrio sp. genome harbors these coding sequences:
- a CDS encoding AsmA family protein produces MRTPIKIAIFSAAGVCVLMAALVVLGLSLDPNAFKNQIAKTLKDTTGLDVAFFGPIKVTYFPSLGVELSQVAVNSPADVGGDVLAKLGKASVSVKVIPLLSGKVEAGKVSLDGLELGIVRDEKGNLNLPKSPVKEVTFEGEKVVIVTDKNERFAIDYQIEDVSITNSRFTFDDRMTKNKARVTEFNLNTGRVVRGKAFPVTLGFNYSLAEPEASGRVELSGQAMAIPEALRFAFENASLKTTASGKTLPVKSVEASYTGTIKVDVNNQVFSGEGLKLSATGKGGILPEAGAGFSLGMTIKTDLKQGVADITGLMLDVMGFALSGEVHAVNVHQAAQVNATLATNEFNPKQVLEKFGVAIQDSGTAKAQFKINTDMAKGTTDITDFSIKALGLDITSELHATDITGTASVKGKFALAECNPRQILARLGQPLPASSDASALTKLQLAYTFEGRGDTFSLRTETFKLDNTSMSLAMNMDKHQKPKINFVFKADSLDADRYIPAGGGEKQAPAKKDAAKPVDVAADVTGTVEIGKLKAAKLHMQNVSAKLAIKDNTLEVSPLQLSLYQGSLKASLRHSLRGGANAPLSASVNADGIQLEPLLTDMQGKAKLSGRASVNASVTATGQEAKEVLSSLNGKTSFALRNGAILGFDLSPDVFSSKEKLMAQGQGQARTNYESITGSFLISNGVASGNDLLAVVPPHKVTGQGWINLAAETLDYKVQASFAKLATIPVHLTGSLSSPNVSVDAAALATGVAKGVLDTVVKSPQGVINAPGNVGKGALDAVGNILGLPKKP; encoded by the coding sequence ATGAGAACCCCTATAAAAATCGCGATTTTCTCCGCAGCAGGAGTGTGCGTTCTCATGGCTGCCCTGGTTGTCCTTGGCTTAAGCCTGGACCCCAACGCCTTCAAGAACCAAATAGCCAAGACGCTGAAAGACACTACGGGTCTTGACGTGGCTTTTTTCGGCCCCATCAAGGTCACCTATTTTCCCTCGCTTGGAGTGGAACTCAGCCAAGTGGCCGTGAACTCTCCCGCTGACGTCGGAGGGGACGTTCTGGCCAAGCTCGGCAAGGCCAGCGTGTCCGTCAAGGTGATCCCTCTCCTCTCCGGCAAGGTCGAGGCCGGAAAAGTGAGTCTTGACGGCCTGGAACTAGGCATCGTCCGGGATGAGAAAGGCAACCTGAACCTTCCCAAATCACCGGTGAAAGAGGTGACGTTCGAGGGCGAAAAAGTGGTGATCGTCACCGACAAGAACGAACGCTTCGCCATCGACTACCAGATCGAAGACGTCAGTATAACCAATTCCCGCTTCACGTTCGACGACCGCATGACGAAAAACAAGGCGCGGGTAACCGAATTCAACCTGAACACCGGCCGGGTGGTCCGGGGCAAGGCCTTCCCGGTGACCCTGGGCTTCAACTACTCCCTGGCCGAACCCGAGGCATCAGGGCGCGTGGAGCTCTCCGGGCAGGCCATGGCCATACCCGAAGCCCTGCGCTTCGCCTTCGAGAACGCCAGCCTCAAGACCACCGCCAGCGGCAAGACCCTCCCGGTTAAGTCCGTTGAGGCCAGTTACACGGGCACCATCAAGGTGGACGTGAACAACCAAGTATTCTCAGGAGAAGGGCTCAAGCTTTCCGCCACCGGCAAAGGCGGCATCCTGCCCGAGGCCGGGGCCGGGTTCAGCCTGGGCATGACCATCAAGACAGATCTGAAACAAGGCGTTGCGGACATCACCGGGCTCATGCTCGACGTCATGGGGTTCGCGCTCTCAGGCGAAGTCCATGCCGTGAACGTTCACCAGGCGGCCCAGGTCAACGCCACCCTGGCCACAAACGAATTCAACCCCAAGCAGGTGCTGGAGAAATTCGGCGTGGCCATTCAGGATTCCGGCACGGCCAAAGCCCAGTTCAAGATCAATACGGACATGGCGAAGGGCACCACCGACATCACCGATTTCTCGATCAAGGCCCTGGGGCTGGACATCACCTCGGAACTCCACGCCACGGACATCACGGGAACCGCATCAGTAAAGGGCAAGTTCGCCCTGGCCGAATGCAACCCCCGCCAGATACTGGCCAGACTCGGGCAGCCCTTGCCCGCGTCCTCAGACGCTTCGGCCCTGACCAAGCTCCAGCTGGCTTACACCTTCGAAGGCAGAGGGGACACGTTCTCCCTGCGCACGGAAACCTTCAAGCTGGACAACACCTCCATGTCGCTGGCCATGAATATGGATAAGCACCAGAAACCAAAGATCAATTTTGTTTTCAAGGCGGACAGCCTGGATGCGGACCGCTACATCCCCGCGGGAGGCGGCGAGAAGCAGGCCCCGGCCAAGAAGGATGCGGCCAAACCCGTGGATGTGGCGGCGGACGTGACCGGCACCGTGGAAATCGGCAAGCTCAAGGCGGCCAAACTCCACATGCAGAACGTCAGCGCAAAGTTAGCCATCAAAGACAACACGCTGGAGGTCAGCCCCCTTCAGCTGTCGTTGTACCAGGGGTCACTGAAAGCCAGCCTGCGCCATTCCCTGCGTGGCGGCGCCAACGCTCCTCTCTCGGCCTCGGTAAACGCCGACGGAATTCAACTGGAGCCCTTGCTCACCGACATGCAGGGCAAGGCCAAGCTCTCGGGGCGTGCTTCCGTGAACGCCTCGGTAACGGCAACGGGGCAGGAGGCCAAGGAAGTGCTTTCCTCGCTGAACGGCAAGACATCCTTCGCCTTGAGAAACGGCGCCATCCTGGGCTTCGACCTCTCCCCGGACGTTTTCTCCTCCAAGGAAAAACTCATGGCCCAGGGCCAAGGCCAGGCCAGGACCAACTACGAATCCATCACCGGCAGCTTCCTCATCTCGAACGGGGTGGCCTCGGGCAACGACCTGCTGGCCGTGGTGCCTCCCCACAAAGTGACCGGCCAGGGCTGGATAAACCTCGCGGCCGAAACCCTGGACTACAAGGTACAGGCCAGTTTCGCCAAACTGGCGACCATCCCTGTCCACCTGACGGGCAGCCTCTCTTCCCCGAACGTGTCCGTGGACGCGGCCGCCCTGGCCACAGGCGTTGCCAAGGGCGTTCTGGATACCGTTGTGAAGTCGCCCCAGGGTGTGATCAATGCCCCGGGCAACGTGGGCAAAGGCGCCCTGGACGCCGTGGGCAACATCCTGGGGTTGCCGAAAAAACCGTGA
- a CDS encoding class IV adenylate cyclase yields the protein MAKELEAKFAVESLDPLRSMLKSMGALVKDCRFERNVVFDTPDRTLRARGELLRLRQTDKAVLTWKRPSSEPAPAGVKAMDEVETTVGDFETMREVLHGLGYEEALWYEKLREQWSLRQSLVCLDVLPFGEFVEIEGEPSAIAKAADCLGLDMGQAKALTYHDLYRDYLARLGLPPQDSFIFSERDKARLSRLCPIPGKK from the coding sequence ATGGCCAAGGAACTTGAAGCAAAATTCGCCGTGGAATCGCTCGACCCGCTCCGGTCCATGCTCAAAAGCATGGGCGCTCTGGTCAAGGATTGCCGGTTCGAGCGAAACGTTGTTTTCGACACACCTGATCGCACCCTCCGGGCGCGCGGTGAGCTCTTGAGGCTGCGCCAGACGGACAAAGCCGTGCTGACTTGGAAACGGCCGTCTTCCGAGCCTGCCCCCGCTGGCGTGAAAGCCATGGACGAAGTGGAAACCACGGTGGGGGATTTCGAAACCATGCGCGAGGTGCTGCACGGTTTGGGCTACGAGGAAGCCCTCTGGTACGAGAAACTTCGCGAGCAATGGTCTCTGAGGCAGTCTTTGGTGTGCCTGGACGTGTTGCCATTTGGAGAATTTGTGGAAATCGAAGGCGAACCGTCCGCCATCGCCAAGGCCGCGGACTGCCTGGGCCTTGATATGGGGCAGGCCAAAGCCCTTACGTATCACGACCTGTACCGGGACTATCTGGCCCGCCTGGGCCTGCCCCCGCAGGACAGCTTCATCTTTTCGGAAAGGGATAAGGCGCGCCTGAGCAGGTTGTGCCCCATTCCCGGCAAGAAATAG
- a CDS encoding chemotaxis response regulator protein-glutamate methylesterase, with protein sequence MKNGKIRVLVVDDSALVRQAMQEVLSSDPDIEVMALASDPFHAAGYIAQEVPDVITLDIEMPRMDGLTFLKKLMAQHPIPVLICSTLTESGSETTLRAMEYGAVDIITKPKLGTKQFLDESRTILCDAVKAAARAKMRIRPIVPTLTVQPKLSADVMLPGPTGKAMFGTTEKVVLVGASTGGTEALSVFLQALPSDCPGIAIVQHMPENFTAAFSKRLDSICQVTVKEARDNDTVLRGQALIAPGNKHMLLKRSGARYYVEVKDGPLVRRHRPSVDVLFRSGARYAGKNAVGVIMTGMGDDGAEGMREMKESGAYTIAQDEASCVVFGMPQEAIKLGGVDRVLPLDDIAREVLRVCAG encoded by the coding sequence GTGAAGAACGGTAAGATCCGCGTGCTCGTCGTCGACGATTCCGCCCTTGTTCGCCAGGCCATGCAGGAGGTTCTCTCTTCCGACCCCGATATCGAGGTCATGGCTTTGGCCTCCGACCCCTTTCACGCCGCCGGCTACATTGCCCAGGAAGTCCCGGACGTCATCACGCTCGATATCGAGATGCCCCGCATGGACGGGCTTACTTTTCTCAAGAAGCTCATGGCCCAGCATCCCATCCCGGTGCTCATCTGCTCCACGTTGACCGAGTCCGGGTCCGAGACGACCCTGCGAGCCATGGAATATGGCGCGGTGGACATCATCACCAAGCCGAAGCTCGGCACCAAGCAGTTCCTGGACGAATCCCGCACCATCCTCTGCGACGCCGTGAAAGCCGCCGCCCGGGCCAAGATGCGCATAAGGCCCATAGTGCCCACGCTTACCGTGCAGCCCAAACTTTCCGCTGACGTTATGTTGCCCGGGCCCACGGGCAAGGCCATGTTCGGCACCACGGAAAAGGTCGTTCTGGTGGGGGCTTCCACCGGAGGCACCGAAGCGCTGAGCGTTTTCCTGCAAGCCCTGCCCAGCGACTGCCCCGGGATAGCCATCGTGCAGCACATGCCGGAGAACTTCACGGCCGCGTTCTCCAAGCGTCTGGACTCCATCTGCCAGGTCACGGTCAAGGAGGCCCGGGACAACGACACCGTTCTTCGCGGCCAGGCCCTTATCGCTCCGGGAAACAAGCACATGCTGCTCAAACGCTCCGGGGCGCGCTATTACGTGGAGGTCAAGGACGGCCCGCTGGTCAGGCGGCACAGGCCGAGCGTGGATGTCTTGTTCAGGTCCGGAGCCCGCTATGCCGGAAAAAACGCCGTGGGGGTCATCATGACCGGCATGGGGGACGACGGCGCGGAAGGCATGCGGGAGATGAAGGAGTCCGGGGCGTACACCATCGCCCAGGACGAGGCCAGCTGCGTGGTGTTCGGCATGCCCCAGGAAGCGATCAAGCTGGGCGGCGTGGACAGGGTGCTGCCCTTGGATGACATCGCCCGGGAAGTGCTGCGCGTCTGTGCGGGATAG
- a CDS encoding UvrD-helicase domain-containing protein: MIEQLHASAGSGKTYRLTRRFLNLLMKSGSPAPACGPVPGQGYGPESILAITFTNKAASEMKERVLTALKSLALGLPDPDFSGSGARDTARAWLERTLKHFQTLNVRTIDSLLNQLARLFALELGLPPDFETSLDQDMVFEALYDAVTARTAGPDPELEALTARMADALTLLEGAGGFWLAERVENRLKDVFGYLLENETPAQVDADELHRELDVLKSSLVLAAQALEQALAAAGARPVSNFTTLLGALTNVSSLKALPDSAYAHKNDIADCLVKDSKQLASPALDALYLDLRQAYSEAKNRGSVLAKALAWQPFIEFGALLMEAFAAYRRDKAVALLSQLPGSVAGLLSESGGVPEAYCRLGSRLNHLLIDEFQDTSLSQWDVLSQLSQECLSKGGSLFYVGDVKQAVYGWRGGESGLFEAAARQPELAHICPDPLRETLAQNWRSAPEIVAFNNRFFSCLARKEAASQAAAALMPEAPETIRGWLGESLGKAFSEVVQEVPPGRESANGFVCVSKLPGSSPEDYELSARQALADLFQHDLLKRRAPSEIAVLTRTNKEAAKAAQWLVDLDVPVVTENSLRLAEHPIVRGAISFLAFLDYPPDNLALWGFLSCRELFCRSQNVSPQALSDWLAAQSKGPLYRKFQRDYPEAWQRIIEPFLKGAGPASPYDLVQELFSSCGVFEAYPDDEVFLRRFLELVHNAETQGYGSLSSFLEFWRDKGSEEKIPQPEDAQAVRVLTIHKAKGLEFPVAVVPFHLFPFRQPGGLATVGMNGTEFTAPLCKELGEPYHRQAAKSLFEQVNLLYVAWTRPEEELHIYLPGEAKLVNRYPLAKAAEILFQAAGISLEDQETTFGQRPPSQAELVPSRLQPVRGQEPRSVPVPLTAAAPLEWLPGLKIARKELGDPSERLRMTERKRGIVLHKALELLHPGVDVSTAASQAMALSSAEDDTMEQGLVDCLDWLCSQDFFPQCQHLGLREVELLDADGQIHRPDLMAFTPAQTLVLDYKTGREDPAHHEQLLRYLELAAKLPQSSGRPVRGLLVYVDLKTVRQVALGGNP; this comes from the coding sequence ATGATCGAACAACTGCACGCCTCTGCCGGATCCGGCAAAACCTACCGCCTCACCCGGCGCTTCCTGAATCTCCTGATGAAAAGCGGCAGTCCCGCTCCTGCGTGCGGCCCTGTTCCGGGCCAAGGCTACGGCCCGGAGAGCATCCTGGCCATAACCTTCACCAACAAGGCCGCCTCCGAGATGAAGGAGCGCGTGCTCACGGCGCTGAAAAGCCTTGCGCTCGGGCTGCCCGATCCGGATTTTTCCGGCTCCGGGGCCAGGGACACGGCCCGCGCCTGGCTGGAACGCACCCTCAAGCATTTCCAGACCCTGAACGTGCGCACCATCGACAGCCTGCTCAACCAGCTTGCCAGGCTTTTCGCCCTGGAGCTGGGCCTGCCCCCGGACTTCGAGACAAGCCTGGATCAAGACATGGTTTTCGAGGCCCTGTACGACGCAGTAACCGCTCGCACGGCCGGACCCGATCCGGAACTCGAAGCCCTGACAGCGAGGATGGCCGACGCCCTGACCCTCCTTGAGGGCGCTGGCGGTTTCTGGCTGGCCGAGCGGGTGGAGAACCGGCTCAAGGACGTATTCGGCTACCTGCTCGAAAACGAGACGCCAGCCCAGGTCGATGCGGACGAGTTGCACCGGGAGTTGGACGTCCTGAAGAGTTCCCTTGTTCTGGCCGCCCAGGCATTGGAACAGGCCCTGGCTGCCGCCGGAGCCCGGCCGGTATCCAATTTCACCACGCTTCTTGGCGCGCTGACGAATGTTTCGAGCCTCAAGGCCCTGCCCGACTCCGCCTACGCCCACAAGAACGATATCGCCGACTGCCTGGTCAAGGACTCGAAACAGCTGGCCAGTCCCGCGCTGGACGCACTGTATCTCGATTTGCGCCAAGCCTACTCTGAGGCCAAAAACAGGGGCAGCGTCCTGGCCAAGGCCTTGGCCTGGCAGCCCTTTATCGAGTTCGGAGCGCTTCTCATGGAGGCCTTCGCGGCCTACCGCCGGGACAAGGCCGTGGCCCTTCTCTCCCAGCTGCCCGGCAGCGTGGCCGGGCTCCTTTCGGAATCCGGTGGAGTGCCGGAAGCATACTGCCGCCTCGGTTCACGCTTGAACCACCTGCTCATCGACGAATTCCAGGACACGAGTTTGAGCCAGTGGGACGTGCTTTCCCAGCTGTCCCAGGAATGTTTGTCCAAGGGCGGCTCGCTCTTCTACGTGGGCGACGTGAAACAGGCCGTCTACGGCTGGCGCGGCGGAGAGTCCGGACTCTTCGAAGCCGCGGCCAGGCAGCCTGAACTGGCCCACATCTGCCCCGATCCGTTGCGCGAAACCCTGGCCCAGAACTGGCGAAGCGCCCCGGAGATAGTCGCGTTCAACAACCGCTTTTTCTCCTGCCTTGCCAGGAAGGAGGCCGCGAGTCAGGCAGCGGCGGCGCTTATGCCGGAAGCCCCGGAAACGATCCGGGGCTGGCTAGGAGAAAGCCTCGGCAAGGCTTTCTCGGAAGTGGTGCAGGAGGTGCCGCCAGGGCGCGAAAGCGCGAACGGCTTCGTCTGCGTCTCCAAACTTCCCGGCTCATCACCGGAAGACTACGAGCTTTCAGCGCGCCAAGCCCTGGCCGACCTCTTCCAGCACGACCTGCTCAAACGTCGCGCCCCTTCCGAAATCGCCGTTCTCACCCGCACCAACAAAGAGGCGGCCAAAGCCGCGCAGTGGCTGGTCGATCTGGACGTTCCCGTGGTCACGGAAAACAGCCTGCGCCTGGCCGAGCATCCCATCGTGCGGGGCGCGATTTCCTTCCTGGCGTTTCTGGACTACCCGCCGGACAACCTGGCCCTGTGGGGCTTTCTTTCCTGCCGGGAACTCTTCTGCCGCTCCCAGAACGTCTCGCCACAGGCACTTTCGGACTGGCTTGCCGCGCAGTCAAAAGGGCCGCTGTACCGCAAATTCCAGCGCGACTACCCCGAGGCCTGGCAGCGCATCATCGAGCCTTTCCTGAAAGGCGCCGGACCGGCCAGCCCCTACGACCTGGTGCAGGAACTGTTCTCCTCCTGCGGCGTTTTCGAAGCCTACCCGGACGACGAGGTTTTCCTGCGCCGCTTCCTGGAACTGGTTCACAACGCGGAAACGCAAGGATACGGCTCGCTGTCGTCCTTCCTGGAGTTCTGGCGCGACAAAGGGAGCGAGGAAAAAATTCCCCAGCCCGAGGACGCCCAGGCCGTCAGAGTCCTGACCATCCACAAGGCCAAGGGCCTGGAGTTTCCGGTCGCGGTAGTGCCCTTCCATCTCTTTCCCTTCCGCCAACCAGGCGGGCTGGCCACCGTTGGAATGAACGGAACCGAGTTCACCGCCCCCCTCTGCAAGGAACTGGGCGAACCATACCACCGGCAGGCGGCCAAATCCCTGTTCGAGCAGGTGAACCTCCTCTATGTGGCCTGGACCAGGCCCGAGGAAGAGCTGCACATCTACCTGCCAGGGGAAGCCAAGCTGGTGAACCGCTACCCCTTGGCCAAGGCCGCCGAGATTTTGTTCCAGGCTGCCGGAATTTCCCTGGAGGACCAGGAAACCACTTTCGGCCAGCGCCCGCCGAGCCAGGCGGAGCTGGTGCCGTCCCGGCTGCAGCCCGTAAGGGGCCAGGAGCCCCGGTCCGTGCCGGTTCCCCTCACTGCGGCGGCTCCCCTGGAGTGGCTGCCGGGGCTTAAAATCGCCCGAAAGGAGCTTGGCGATCCTTCGGAACGACTGCGCATGACCGAACGCAAGCGGGGCATTGTTCTGCATAAGGCGTTGGAACTCCTGCATCCTGGAGTGGATGTGAGCACAGCCGCAAGCCAGGCTATGGCCCTAAGCAGTGCCGAGGACGACACCATGGAGCAGGGGCTTGTCGACTGCCTTGACTGGCTCTGCTCCCAGGATTTTTTCCCGCAGTGCCAGCACCTGGGGCTGAGGGAAGTAGAGCTTTTGGATGCGGACGGCCAGATACACCGGCCCGACCTCATGGCCTTCACCCCGGCGCAGACCCTTGTTCTCGACTACAAGACCGGGCGGGAAGATCCGGCCCATCATGAACAGCTGCTCAGGTACCTGGAGTTGGCCGCGAAGCTGCCCCAATCTTCCGGGCGGCCGGTGCGCGGGCTTCTTGTCTACGTGGATTTGAAAACCGTGCGCCAGGTCGCCTTGGGGGGCAATCCGTGA
- a CDS encoding PD-(D/E)XK nuclease family protein has product MNPVTVIPWDRDFLTGLAEQLLERFQTRFESLIVLFPHRRPRRYLLDKLSSDERLAKPCILPRIVSIDELFAELAGRITATPLRPLSELDRVGVLHRVVTGLRAGLRGPDNALPEEVKDFFPWGLKLSSLLEELFQQGVAASNLDHVQDMVMPTAAALLGSLKTIQAAYREALVSQGACTPGLLRSIVADDPAKAVAILDGKLILACGFHALTGSEEALLKPLWSKGAAEILWHTDPAIAGRGAKPHWSCEEHVRWLKSWKATAQLATDDKLSPLPSWRTRTDQFSLFSAAQEPEPARRASITFHQGFDLHSQLMTLRKELDACGDTAGYAVVLPDTSMLMPVLHHLPRRDVNVSMGFPMWRSPLFQLIETILRLQDGRMPGGYHWREVITLLRHPLLKLLRLGDETPLRMLFHDWEAFIRQGEKYVDPAAWVPADADPQSEELRQRVVRVCFTAFEDTTTPRRMAQALLGLAELLLDPEHSGGRWERFIIDAACLAGLIDQVIPELHDSSISQEAFPPEAVRAMARELLKRQRAPFEADPLSGLQVLGMLETRLLTFEKIFILGATEEALPGIPRPDPLLPDPLRQALGLPGQRERDLTSAHTFYRLIQGAKDVDILYSSGIQPGILDGKSMPSRYVEQLLWEEEKRQGRLIKPGEGPRRLITLPMRGVRPSLGAVENTPACRLKLETHLRYRGVSPTLLDSFLNCPLAFFYKYLTPLEPLQEVAEEGDPPAFGQLAHEALQDFFAPLLGKPIAQGGLDGQRLAAIFSAKLHEAPFFRQMPAHARLMLERTALLRLTDFARNTPACTPLETEKRIKARLQLDGEQYDLTGTVDRLDQREGGLFILDYKTGTPKKTAKKFWDDEDIWQIVGSGDTALGLLALPQIAEKLGSIQMPLYMHAFWKDSGREAANAVFVCLGKGGEETPLFGPDVDEETISTRIQEQTPLLAGFILRMMLETPAFAPLSSRSCAWCAWRQACSAAAGE; this is encoded by the coding sequence GTGAACCCGGTAACCGTCATCCCCTGGGACCGCGACTTCCTGACAGGTCTGGCCGAGCAGCTTTTGGAACGTTTCCAGACACGCTTCGAAAGTCTTATCGTGCTGTTTCCGCACAGACGGCCCAGGCGCTACCTGCTGGACAAGCTTTCCTCGGACGAGCGGCTGGCCAAGCCCTGCATCCTGCCGCGCATCGTCTCCATCGACGAACTCTTCGCCGAGCTGGCCGGGCGCATCACGGCCACCCCGCTTCGCCCTCTTTCCGAGCTGGACCGGGTGGGCGTCCTGCACAGGGTGGTCACCGGCCTTCGCGCAGGCCTGCGCGGCCCGGACAACGCCTTGCCTGAGGAAGTGAAGGACTTCTTTCCCTGGGGGCTCAAGCTCTCCTCGCTTCTGGAGGAGCTCTTCCAGCAGGGGGTGGCCGCTTCCAACCTGGACCATGTCCAGGACATGGTGATGCCAACTGCGGCAGCCCTTCTGGGCAGCCTGAAAACCATTCAGGCGGCCTACCGCGAGGCGCTTGTCTCCCAAGGCGCATGCACTCCGGGGCTCTTGCGCTCCATAGTGGCTGACGACCCAGCCAAGGCCGTTGCCATTCTGGACGGAAAACTGATCCTGGCTTGCGGCTTCCACGCCCTCACCGGGAGCGAGGAAGCACTTTTGAAGCCTCTCTGGAGCAAGGGCGCCGCCGAAATCCTCTGGCACACCGACCCCGCGATTGCCGGGCGCGGCGCGAAACCGCATTGGTCCTGCGAGGAGCACGTCCGCTGGCTCAAAAGCTGGAAAGCAACGGCCCAGCTGGCCACGGACGACAAGCTCTCTCCGCTGCCGTCCTGGCGCACCCGCACCGACCAGTTCAGCCTTTTCTCTGCGGCCCAGGAGCCCGAACCGGCCCGCCGGGCATCCATCACTTTCCACCAGGGTTTTGACCTTCACTCCCAGCTCATGACCCTGCGCAAGGAGCTGGACGCCTGCGGCGACACCGCCGGCTACGCCGTGGTTCTGCCGGACACCAGCATGCTCATGCCCGTGCTGCACCATCTTCCGCGCCGTGATGTGAACGTGTCCATGGGCTTTCCCATGTGGCGCTCGCCCCTTTTCCAGCTCATCGAAACCATCCTGCGCCTCCAGGACGGCCGCATGCCCGGCGGCTATCATTGGCGGGAAGTGATCACCCTGCTGCGCCATCCCCTGCTCAAGCTGTTGCGCCTGGGCGACGAGACCCCGCTTCGCATGCTCTTCCACGACTGGGAGGCCTTTATCCGCCAGGGCGAGAAATACGTCGACCCGGCAGCCTGGGTCCCCGCGGACGCCGACCCGCAGTCCGAAGAACTCAGGCAGCGGGTGGTGCGGGTGTGCTTCACCGCGTTCGAGGACACCACGACTCCCCGGCGCATGGCCCAGGCCCTGCTCGGCCTTGCCGAGCTGCTTCTTGATCCCGAGCATTCCGGGGGGCGCTGGGAACGCTTCATCATCGATGCCGCCTGCCTGGCCGGGCTCATCGACCAGGTCATCCCGGAACTGCACGATAGTTCCATAAGCCAGGAGGCTTTCCCCCCCGAGGCCGTGCGCGCCATGGCCAGGGAGCTTCTCAAGCGCCAGCGGGCGCCGTTCGAGGCCGACCCGCTTTCCGGCCTGCAGGTGCTGGGCATGCTGGAAACGAGGCTCCTCACCTTTGAGAAGATCTTCATTCTGGGAGCGACCGAGGAGGCCCTGCCCGGTATCCCCCGGCCCGACCCGCTCCTTCCCGATCCTTTGCGCCAGGCCCTGGGCCTGCCCGGCCAGCGCGAGCGGGACCTCACCTCGGCGCACACGTTCTACCGCCTGATCCAGGGGGCGAAAGACGTGGACATCCTCTACTCTTCAGGAATCCAGCCCGGAATCCTGGACGGCAAGAGCATGCCAAGCCGCTATGTGGAACAGCTTCTCTGGGAGGAAGAAAAACGCCAGGGACGCCTCATAAAGCCAGGCGAAGGGCCGCGCCGCCTTATCACCCTGCCCATGCGGGGCGTGCGTCCGTCCTTGGGAGCGGTGGAAAACACCCCGGCCTGCCGGTTGAAGCTTGAGACGCACCTGCGCTACCGGGGCGTCTCCCCCACCCTCCTGGACAGCTTCCTCAATTGTCCCCTGGCCTTCTTTTACAAATACCTCACGCCTCTTGAGCCGTTGCAGGAGGTGGCCGAGGAAGGTGATCCCCCGGCGTTCGGGCAGCTGGCCCATGAAGCGCTCCAGGACTTCTTCGCCCCGCTCCTGGGCAAGCCCATTGCCCAGGGCGGACTGGACGGGCAAAGGCTCGCGGCCATTTTTTCCGCAAAGCTCCATGAGGCACCGTTCTTCCGGCAGATGCCCGCCCATGCCCGGCTCATGCTTGAGCGCACCGCCCTCCTGCGCCTTACGGATTTCGCCCGCAACACTCCGGCCTGCACCCCTCTGGAGACGGAAAAGCGCATCAAGGCCAGGCTCCAGCTGGACGGGGAACAGTATGACCTGACCGGCACCGTAGACCGGCTGGACCAGCGCGAAGGCGGGCTGTTCATCCTGGACTACAAGACGGGAACCCCGAAAAAGACCGCCAAAAAATTCTGGGATGACGAGGACATCTGGCAGATCGTCGGGTCCGGGGATACGGCTCTTGGGCTCTTGGCCCTGCCCCAGATCGCCGAGAAACTGGGTTCCATCCAGATGCCCCTCTATATGCACGCTTTCTGGAAGGACTCCGGCAGGGAAGCCGCGAACGCGGTATTCGTCTGCTTGGGCAAGGGCGGCGAGGAAACGCCGCTTTTCGGACCAGATGTGGACGAGGAAACCATCTCGACCCGCATTCAGGAGCAGACGCCCCTTCTGGCCGGGTTCATTCTCAGGATGATGCTTGAAACGCCCGCGTTTGCGCCGCTTTCTTCCAGATCCTGCGCCTGGTGCGCGTGGCGCCAGGCTTGCTCAGCCGCTGCGGGCGAGTAG